From a region of the Vicinamibacteria bacterium genome:
- a CDS encoding CHAT domain-containing protein produces PRLQGAADEAIRIARWHEGSEILLGPVATQERFLAGVRKAQLIHFAGHAVTNPELPMLSFLVLAPGSGDSGVLAAHEIQNLDLSRTRLVVLAACSTATGEISVGEGVLSLARPFLAAGASAVVASLWDVDDEASTSLLVAFHRLLASGMLPAEALRSAQVEFLDTSEEMRRRPDVWAAFQFIGGL; encoded by the coding sequence TTCCGCGGCTTCAGGGTGCCGCGGACGAAGCGATCCGGATCGCGCGCTGGCACGAGGGCTCCGAGATCCTCCTCGGACCGGTCGCTACCCAGGAGCGTTTCCTCGCCGGCGTTCGCAAGGCGCAGTTGATCCACTTCGCAGGACACGCGGTCACGAATCCCGAGTTGCCGATGCTCTCATTTTTGGTCTTAGCGCCCGGAAGCGGCGACAGTGGCGTTCTCGCGGCGCACGAAATTCAGAACCTGGATCTGTCGCGCACCCGCCTGGTGGTGCTGGCGGCGTGCAGCACGGCGACAGGTGAGATCTCGGTCGGCGAAGGAGTCCTGAGCCTTGCCCGGCCATTCCTCGCCGCCGGCGCGTCCGCGGTCGTCGCCAGCCTGTGGGACGTCGACGATGAGGCCAGCACGTCTCTCCTCGTGGCTTTCCATCGCTTGCTGGCCTCCGGAATGCTGCCCGCCGAGGCGCTGCGCTCGGCCCAGGTCGAGTTTCTCGACACGAGCGAAGAGATGCGGCGTCGTCCTGACGTCTGGGCGGCGTTCCAGTTCATCGGTGGTTTATGA